Proteins encoded by one window of Paroedura picta isolate Pp20150507F chromosome 11, Ppicta_v3.0, whole genome shotgun sequence:
- the REPIN1 gene encoding DNA-binding protein REPIN1 isoform X2, which yields MAGGSRAQVPVAFEEVTVYFSGEEWAELADWQKELYQDVMVENYQLVSSLECLLSIPELLSRLAPGGVPRAADPPPPSGSSDPPASGVLSPKQAGRGSPAVQRLGLGSEPLEGTLPRHSRAAEKRHPRAQSQGRRRLARDTEKRQSSWRREKPYKCPRCQRTFLGHLALTAHRRLHARKWASRRAQSGGRSSAASDTTVPPEGPPGPSASHAPAGQGEGSLPFWPEMAVQQQAPAGHGFPPWSLGYGLQPLPGSGEFICDQCGWSFRGWEELVTHQLAHVAAEGVAGSVPKAEALSQVASDRPYACAQCGKSFRHKPNLLAHRQVHTGERRYQCQECGKSFGSKAYLASHQHIHTGEKPFVCGQCGKSFRHKPNLLSHQKIHTRDPLPPSHPLDPFRGENFQAQRAATGSLRMETFQPPLDPRLPCFPGDTPLPPLPPASLPPPPQASDRPFVCPVCARQFRCKPYLVAHIRIHTGEKPYACSRCPKRFSQKSNLVSHERLHTGEKPYACPLCPRVFSQGSNMRAHQRSHRNMSASGVDGCLRQGYAPCQTQQPA from the exons ATGGCCGGAGGGAGCCGGGCGCAG GTGCCGGTGGCCTTCGAGGAGGTGACCGTCTACTTCTCCGGCGAGGAGTGGGCCGAGCTGGCGGACTGGCAGAAGGAGCTGTACCAGGACGTGATGGTGGAGAACTACCAGCTGGTCTCCTCGCTGG AATGCCTGCTCTCCATTCCTGAACTTCTGTCCCGGCTGGCACCAGGAGGGGTCCCACGTGCTGCAGACCCCCCACCGCCATCAGGGAGCAGCGACCCCCCAG CCAGTGGAGTCCTGAGCCCGAAGCAGGCAGGAAGAGGCTCCCCTGCAGTCCAGCGTCTGGGGCTGGGCTCCGAGCCGCTAGAGGGGACCCTTCCTCGCCATTCCAGGGCCGCAGAGAAGAGGCACCCGAGGGCCCAGTCCCAGGGCAGGCGGAGGCTAGCGAGGGACACGGAGAAAAGGCAAAGCAGCTGGAGGcgggagaagccctacaagtgccCCCGCTGCCAGCGGACCTTCCTGGGCCACCTCGCGTTGACCGCCCACCGACGCTTGCACGCCCGAAAGTGGGCCAGCCGCCGCGCACAGAGCGGAGGGCGttcttctgctgcctcagacacCACTGTGCCTCCAGAAGGGCCCCCAGGCCCCAGCGCCAGCCACGCCCCTGCCGGCCAGGGAGAGGGGTCCCTGCCCTTCTGGCCCGAGATGGCTGTGCAGCAGCAGGCCCCTGCGGGCCACGGCTTCCCCCCCTGGTCCCTCGGCTATGGGCTGCAGCCCCTGCCTGGCAGCGGAGAGTTCATCTGTGACCAGTGTGGCTGGAGCTTCCGTGGCTGGGAGGAGCTGGTGACACACCAGCTGGCGCATGTGGCTGCCGAGGGGGTAGCGGGCTCCGTGCCCAAGGCGGAGGCTCTGTCCCAGGTGGCGAGCGACCGGCCTTACGCCTGTGcccagtgtgggaagagcttccggCACAAGCCCAACCTGCTGGCCCACCGGCAGGTCCACACGGGCGAGCGGCGCTACCAGTGCCAGGAGTGTGGCAAGTCCTTTGGGAGCAAGGCCTACCTGGCCTCCCATCAGCACATCCACACCGGCGAGAAGCCCTTCGTCTGCGGGCAGTGCGGCAAGAGCTTCCGCCACAAACCCAACCTCCTCTCGCACCAGAAGATCCACACGCGGGACCCTCTCCCCCCGAGCCACCCACTGGACCCCTTCCGCGGGGAGAACTTCCAGGCCCAGCGGGCAGCGACAGGCTCCCTCCGGATGGAGACCTTCCAGCCCCCGCTGGACCCCCGCTTGCCGTGCTTCCCGGGCGACACCCCGCTGCCTCCCCTGCCGCCGGCctctttgcccccccctccccaggcgtcCGACCGCCCTTTCGTCTGCCCGGTCTGTGCCCGGCAGTTCCGCTGCAAGCCCTACTTGGTGGCCCACATCCGaatccacacgggcgagaagccgtaCGCTTGCAGCCGCTGCCCCAAGCGCTTTTCTCAGAAGTCCAACCTGGTTTCCCACGAGCGgctccacacgggcgagaagccgtaCGCCTGCCCCCTGTGCCCCCGGGTCTTCAGCCAGGGCTCTAACATGCGTGCTCACCAGCGCAGCCACAGGAACATGAGCGCCAGCGGAGTCGACGGCTGCCTTCGCCAGGGTTATGCGCCCTGCCAGACGCAGCAGCCTGCCTAG
- the REPIN1 gene encoding DNA-binding protein REPIN1 isoform X1, whose product MVENYQLVSSLECLLSIPELLSRLAPGGVPRAADPPPPSGSSDPPASGVLSPKQAGRGSPAVQRLGLGSEPLEGTLPRHSRAAEKRHPRAQSQGRRRLARDTEKRQSSWRREKPYKCPRCQRTFLGHLALTAHRRLHARKWASRRAQSGGRSSAASDTTVPPEGPPGPSASHAPAGQGEGSLPFWPEMAVQQQAPAGHGFPPWSLGYGLQPLPGSGEFICDQCGWSFRGWEELVTHQLAHVAAEGVAGSVPKAEALSQVASDRPYACAQCGKSFRHKPNLLAHRQVHTGERRYQCQECGKSFGSKAYLASHQHIHTGEKPFVCGQCGKSFRHKPNLLSHQKIHTRDPLPPSHPLDPFRGENFQAQRAATGSLRMETFQPPLDPRLPCFPGDTPLPPLPPASLPPPPQASDRPFVCPVCARQFRCKPYLVAHIRIHTGEKPYACSRCPKRFSQKSNLVSHERLHTGEKPYACPLCPRVFSQGSNMRAHQRSHRNMSASGVDGCLRQGYAPCQTQQPA is encoded by the exons ATGGTGGAGAACTACCAGCTGGTCTCCTCGCTGG AATGCCTGCTCTCCATTCCTGAACTTCTGTCCCGGCTGGCACCAGGAGGGGTCCCACGTGCTGCAGACCCCCCACCGCCATCAGGGAGCAGCGACCCCCCAG CCAGTGGAGTCCTGAGCCCGAAGCAGGCAGGAAGAGGCTCCCCTGCAGTCCAGCGTCTGGGGCTGGGCTCCGAGCCGCTAGAGGGGACCCTTCCTCGCCATTCCAGGGCCGCAGAGAAGAGGCACCCGAGGGCCCAGTCCCAGGGCAGGCGGAGGCTAGCGAGGGACACGGAGAAAAGGCAAAGCAGCTGGAGGcgggagaagccctacaagtgccCCCGCTGCCAGCGGACCTTCCTGGGCCACCTCGCGTTGACCGCCCACCGACGCTTGCACGCCCGAAAGTGGGCCAGCCGCCGCGCACAGAGCGGAGGGCGttcttctgctgcctcagacacCACTGTGCCTCCAGAAGGGCCCCCAGGCCCCAGCGCCAGCCACGCCCCTGCCGGCCAGGGAGAGGGGTCCCTGCCCTTCTGGCCCGAGATGGCTGTGCAGCAGCAGGCCCCTGCGGGCCACGGCTTCCCCCCCTGGTCCCTCGGCTATGGGCTGCAGCCCCTGCCTGGCAGCGGAGAGTTCATCTGTGACCAGTGTGGCTGGAGCTTCCGTGGCTGGGAGGAGCTGGTGACACACCAGCTGGCGCATGTGGCTGCCGAGGGGGTAGCGGGCTCCGTGCCCAAGGCGGAGGCTCTGTCCCAGGTGGCGAGCGACCGGCCTTACGCCTGTGcccagtgtgggaagagcttccggCACAAGCCCAACCTGCTGGCCCACCGGCAGGTCCACACGGGCGAGCGGCGCTACCAGTGCCAGGAGTGTGGCAAGTCCTTTGGGAGCAAGGCCTACCTGGCCTCCCATCAGCACATCCACACCGGCGAGAAGCCCTTCGTCTGCGGGCAGTGCGGCAAGAGCTTCCGCCACAAACCCAACCTCCTCTCGCACCAGAAGATCCACACGCGGGACCCTCTCCCCCCGAGCCACCCACTGGACCCCTTCCGCGGGGAGAACTTCCAGGCCCAGCGGGCAGCGACAGGCTCCCTCCGGATGGAGACCTTCCAGCCCCCGCTGGACCCCCGCTTGCCGTGCTTCCCGGGCGACACCCCGCTGCCTCCCCTGCCGCCGGCctctttgcccccccctccccaggcgtcCGACCGCCCTTTCGTCTGCCCGGTCTGTGCCCGGCAGTTCCGCTGCAAGCCCTACTTGGTGGCCCACATCCGaatccacacgggcgagaagccgtaCGCTTGCAGCCGCTGCCCCAAGCGCTTTTCTCAGAAGTCCAACCTGGTTTCCCACGAGCGgctccacacgggcgagaagccgtaCGCCTGCCCCCTGTGCCCCCGGGTCTTCAGCCAGGGCTCTAACATGCGTGCTCACCAGCGCAGCCACAGGAACATGAGCGCCAGCGGAGTCGACGGCTGCCTTCGCCAGGGTTATGCGCCCTGCCAGACGCAGCAGCCTGCCTAG